The sequence TGTTTccctcgccagcgcctgcaggcCCTCCGCAATCAGCTCCGTCTGCGTCACCGCGCCGTATTGCAGGATCTGCATGCCGACAGAGAGGCCGGCCTCTTCCGCCGGGCTATTGGCGTCCACtttcgccaccaccagacACGGCTTCAGCTGCGAGACACGCTGCACCTCTGCCATGCGCTGCGCTCgcttctccgccgccgcctgtcGTTGccggcgggcggcggcgtcctgTACcatctgcagctgcgcctcctcgtgcgtctggcggtgcagctcgtTGAGAAGGCTGTAGATTTTCTCGTTCAGCGCGCGCAGGTCGTTGCGTGTGGAGTCGGCCGTGTTCCGGGCCGTGCGAACCGCGTACAGGTCGCAGTCGTTTCGTGGGAACCCCTCATCGTCAAGCAAGCGGCCGCGGAGCCCAACAGGGGTCGATGCGAGATACTGAAGCGCCTCCGTCAGCTTCGCCTCGAGGGCCGCCTTCTGTGCATCCAGGCAATGCAACTCTGCGCGGATGGCCTCCTTGTCCATGTCGGTGATGGTGGAGTCGACCGCGGGGGCGCGGTAGTCCTCGATCTCGACGATGTCCTCGATGCTGCGACTGCTCATtgcct is a genomic window of Leishmania mexicana MHOM/GT/2001/U1103 complete genome, chromosome 16 containing:
- a CDS encoding putative proteasome 26S non-ATPase subunit 9, yielding MSSRSIEDIVEIEDYRAPAVDSTITDMDKEAIRAELHCLDAQKAALEAKLTEALQYLASTPVGLRGRLLDDEGFPRNDCDLYAVRTARNTADSTRNDLRALNEKIYSLLNELHRQTHEEAQLQMVQDAAARRQRQAAAEKRAQRMAEVQRVSQLKPCLVVAKVDANSPAEEAGLSVGMQILQYGAVTQTELIAEGLQALARETFTHEGAPIVVWARKPGELQDDPSELVLVPQRWQGPGLLGCALDRVGDETV